One part of the uncultured Cohaesibacter sp. genome encodes these proteins:
- a CDS encoding biopolymer transporter ExbD: MSGLTSLIDVIFLLLLFFMLSSTFSKYSQLDLGVSQVSGAAVVSDQS; the protein is encoded by the coding sequence TTGTCCGGCCTCACGTCCCTCATCGACGTGATCTTCCTGCTGCTGCTGTTCTTTATGCTGTCCTCGACCTTCTCGAAATACAGCCAGCTTGATCTCGGCGTGTCGCAGGTGTCGGGAGCGGCAGTGGTGAGCGACCAAAGCTGA
- a CDS encoding sugar-binding domain-containing protein — protein sequence MADTDSSVVDPFAHLHEEDFEQPYNHPRLEASSAFFTGGRKARSLDGDWHFVLDPFQEGLRQRWFEHDKTPIEDWVTPRDYDDGAWQTSPVPGCWNLTKPEWFHYEGAAWYSRRFEHDALKDSERVFLRLGAATGRCRVFLNGRFIGLHFGSSTPIFAELSDALIAGENLLMIEVDNSRRADAVPMHHFDWFNYGGLFREVSLFTLPKTFIKHFRLALAPDGKGIAVSVSMSAPVSGQADLVIKGLGAQSIAVSEGSGAMVLDMGPELWSPVSPKLYDVSLSFDGDVVRDRGWLSADQPDGPCDPSQWRGDRPSRYLRTRR from the coding sequence ATGGCTGACACAGACAGTTCGGTCGTCGATCCCTTCGCCCACCTGCATGAAGAGGATTTCGAGCAGCCCTACAATCATCCCCGGCTGGAGGCTTCATCCGCCTTCTTTACAGGCGGGCGAAAGGCTCGCTCTCTTGATGGGGATTGGCACTTCGTGCTCGACCCGTTCCAAGAAGGTTTGCGTCAGCGTTGGTTCGAGCATGACAAGACGCCGATCGAGGATTGGGTGACCCCGCGCGACTATGACGACGGTGCGTGGCAGACCTCACCCGTTCCCGGATGCTGGAACCTCACAAAGCCCGAATGGTTTCATTATGAAGGTGCAGCATGGTACTCGCGCAGGTTTGAGCACGATGCCCTGAAAGATAGTGAGCGGGTCTTCCTGAGACTGGGCGCAGCGACGGGCCGATGCCGGGTCTTTCTCAATGGGCGATTTATCGGGCTGCACTTCGGCAGCTCGACGCCAATCTTCGCGGAGCTCAGCGACGCCCTTATCGCTGGCGAAAATCTTCTAATGATCGAAGTCGACAATTCGCGCCGTGCGGATGCAGTGCCGATGCATCACTTCGACTGGTTCAATTACGGTGGCCTGTTCCGCGAGGTGTCACTCTTCACGCTTCCCAAGACCTTTATCAAACACTTCCGCCTCGCTCTTGCCCCTGACGGCAAAGGCATTGCCGTCTCGGTCTCGATGTCTGCCCCCGTCTCGGGGCAGGCTGACTTGGTGATCAAGGGACTGGGTGCCCAGTCAATCGCGGTGTCAGAGGGCTCAGGAGCTATGGTCCTCGATATGGGACCTGAGCTGTGGAGCCCGGTGTCCCCCAAGCTCTATGACGTCAGTCTCAGCTTTGACGGTGACGTGGTCCGTGACCGCGGTTGGCTTTCGGCAGATCAGCCGGATGGCCCATGCGATCCTTCTCAATGGCGAGGCGATCGACCTTCGCGGTATCTGCGTACACGAAGATGA
- a CDS encoding glycoside hydrolase family 2 TIM barrel-domain containing protein, which produces MAHAILLNGEAIDLRGICVHEDDLLMGRTTSKADIRRRFEHIRSLGCNAARLAHYPHHEDTARIADEMGILLWQEIPVYWAIDFANPETLRDASNQLDEMIVRDFNRASVILWGVGNENADTDARLFFMRSLAEQAREQDPTRLIGAACLINRKDFRIEDRLAEHLDVIGLNEYFGWYEEGYEGLLKLLANSNPDRPVVISETGAEAAPGFRDNSHLLFSEDRQAAMLSEQVRIGDACPYIAGIFPWLLYDFRSQRRQTRYQQGWNRKGHHRRG; this is translated from the coding sequence ATGGCCCATGCGATCCTTCTCAATGGCGAGGCGATCGACCTTCGCGGTATCTGCGTACACGAAGATGACCTCTTGATGGGTCGCACAACGTCCAAGGCAGACATTCGCCGACGCTTCGAACACATCCGGTCACTTGGCTGCAATGCTGCCCGGCTTGCCCATTATCCGCACCATGAGGACACAGCGAGAATTGCCGACGAGATGGGCATTCTCCTCTGGCAGGAAATTCCGGTTTACTGGGCCATTGATTTCGCCAATCCCGAAACCCTCAGGGACGCCAGCAACCAGCTTGACGAGATGATCGTGCGCGACTTCAACCGCGCCAGCGTCATTCTCTGGGGTGTTGGCAACGAGAATGCCGACACGGATGCGCGGCTCTTTTTCATGCGCTCACTGGCCGAGCAGGCCCGTGAGCAAGACCCGACCCGGCTCATCGGCGCGGCCTGCCTCATCAACCGCAAGGATTTCCGCATCGAGGATCGGTTGGCAGAACATCTCGATGTTATCGGGCTCAACGAATATTTCGGCTGGTATGAGGAAGGCTATGAGGGGCTTTTGAAGTTGCTCGCCAATTCAAACCCGGACCGTCCCGTGGTGATATCCGAGACCGGCGCTGAGGCAGCCCCCGGCTTCAGGGACAACAGCCACCTTCTGTTCTCGGAGGACCGGCAGGCAGCGATGCTGAGCGAGCAGGTCCGGATCGGCGACGCATGCCCCTACATCGCGGGCATCTTTCCGTGGCTTCTCTATGATTTCAGAAGCCAGCGACGCCAGACGCGCTATCAGCAGGGCTGGAACCGCAAGGGCCATCATCGCCGAGGATAA
- the cydC gene encoding thiol reductant ABC exporter subunit CydC: protein MIFFAFFVSCAPWAGWIALGVAFSLITLVANVTLMAISGWFIASMALAGLTAVSFNYFTPAAIIRAHGDHAGRSGAMWSAFVTHEATLKLVAHMRRWFYDRLEPLAPAGLNMERAGDVFSRIGADISVLENFYLRTLTPMLVAAIALPLFVAFASFYAPELGVGLACLYLLAGLGLPLLVHRLGRKAGERQILLQADLRIELVEGLQGMREMLVYGQEEAYQAAIEDRSAALVEQQKKLANLQAASQSVIALAANFAMFLVLVTIIPIVASGALSGPILPMLALFTLASFEAILPLPLAMQSLVSTRMAARRLFSLADQPVIAPTAASETASLSNDAVPRIHCEAITLRYPGEDAPAFKALTLTLEPGAKLAVVGPSGVGKSSLVNALCGFWPLEEGQILIDGTPHDQLTGEQLRSLFAVAGQKPHIFNASLRGNLLLANEKASQEELEAVCRIARLSDFIASLPKGLDTYVGEAGNSLSGGQIRRLAIARALLSPAPVLVLDEPGEGLDPEMELAMIEDIIAYAGSRSLILITHNPGVLPLLEETCDLERHQD from the coding sequence GTGATATTCTTCGCCTTCTTCGTCTCATGCGCCCCATGGGCCGGGTGGATTGCCCTCGGAGTGGCCTTTTCCCTGATCACGCTCGTCGCCAACGTCACCTTGATGGCGATTTCGGGCTGGTTCATTGCTTCCATGGCCCTTGCCGGATTGACGGCGGTCAGTTTCAACTATTTCACACCAGCCGCCATCATCCGCGCCCATGGCGATCACGCGGGACGGTCGGGCGCTATGTGGAGCGCCTTCGTTACCCATGAGGCAACGCTGAAGCTCGTTGCCCACATGCGGCGCTGGTTCTATGACCGGCTTGAGCCACTGGCTCCCGCAGGTCTCAACATGGAACGGGCAGGGGATGTTTTCTCGCGTATCGGGGCAGACATCTCGGTGCTGGAGAATTTCTATCTGCGCACGCTGACCCCGATGCTCGTTGCGGCCATTGCCTTGCCGCTCTTTGTTGCCTTTGCATCCTTCTATGCACCTGAGTTGGGCGTCGGGCTGGCCTGTCTCTATCTGCTCGCCGGGCTTGGCCTTCCGCTTCTGGTCCATCGCCTCGGCCGCAAGGCGGGCGAGCGGCAGATCCTGCTGCAGGCCGATCTGCGCATCGAACTCGTCGAGGGCCTTCAGGGCATGCGCGAGATGCTGGTCTATGGGCAGGAAGAGGCCTATCAGGCCGCCATTGAAGACCGCTCGGCAGCACTTGTCGAGCAACAGAAAAAGCTGGCAAATCTGCAAGCCGCGTCCCAGAGCGTGATTGCGCTTGCCGCCAACTTTGCCATGTTCCTCGTGCTCGTAACCATCATTCCCATTGTGGCGAGCGGGGCGCTGTCCGGTCCGATCCTGCCAATGCTGGCACTCTTCACTCTGGCGAGCTTTGAGGCCATTTTGCCGTTGCCGCTCGCCATGCAGTCTCTGGTCTCAACGCGGATGGCAGCAAGGCGGCTTTTCTCTCTAGCTGATCAGCCTGTTATCGCGCCGACGGCAGCATCAGAAACCGCCTCGCTGTCCAATGACGCCGTGCCGCGCATTCATTGCGAGGCTATCACCTTGCGATATCCCGGCGAGGATGCGCCAGCCTTCAAGGCACTCACCCTCACGCTCGAGCCGGGGGCAAAGCTGGCTGTCGTTGGTCCGTCCGGGGTGGGAAAATCGAGCCTCGTCAACGCCCTCTGTGGCTTCTGGCCGTTGGAAGAAGGGCAGATCCTTATCGATGGCACTCCGCATGATCAATTGACGGGCGAGCAACTGCGGTCCCTGTTCGCGGTCGCGGGCCAGAAACCGCATATTTTCAACGCCAGCCTCAGAGGCAATCTGCTGCTCGCTAACGAGAAAGCCAGTCAGGAAGAGCTGGAGGCCGTATGCCGGATCGCCCGCCTCAGTGACTTCATTGCGAGCCTGCCAAAAGGGCTTGATACTTATGTCGGTGAAGCGGGCAACAGCCTGTCCGGTGGCCAGATCCGCCGCTTGGCAATTGCCCGTGCGCTTCTCTCGCCCGCACCCGTTCTGGTGCTTGATGAACCGGGGGAAGGCCTCGATCCGGAAATGGAACTTGCCATGATCGAGGATATCATCGCCTATGCCGGGTCCCGATCCCTGATCCTGATCACCCACAATCCGGGTGTCCTGCCTCTGCTCGAAGAAACCTGCGATCTGGAACGACACCAGGATTGA
- a CDS encoding biopolymer transporter ExbD, which yields MQMHKAKAHKRVLPENTIPLINIVFLMLIFFLIAGTVAPPVSPSLNPPTAEQLPQIPPAENAVEILADGTLVHRGENLTLEEAIQRFPSSTTDQTANEDGAEIDGTILHILADKSLTADKLMPVLKAFRAAGHRSIRLVTLRSNG from the coding sequence ATGCAGATGCACAAGGCCAAGGCGCACAAGCGGGTGCTGCCGGAAAACACCATTCCGCTCATCAACATCGTCTTTCTGATGCTGATCTTCTTTTTGATCGCAGGCACTGTCGCGCCTCCGGTGTCTCCGAGCCTCAACCCGCCAACCGCCGAGCAGCTACCTCAAATCCCCCCTGCGGAAAATGCGGTCGAGATTTTGGCAGACGGCACTCTGGTCCATCGTGGCGAGAACCTCACGCTTGAGGAAGCCATCCAGCGTTTCCCTTCCTCCACAACGGATCAGACAGCAAATGAGGATGGCGCGGAGATCGATGGGACAATCCTCCACATCCTCGCCGACAAAAGCCTGACCGCCGACAAACTGATGCCGGTTCTCAAAGCCTTTCGCGCTGCCGGGCACCGCTCGATCCGGCTGGTCACCTTGAGAAGCAATGGCTGA